TCCGCAGCAGGGAAATTGTAAAACAGGAAAAAGCAAGTGTGAAAACAACCCCCAATCCCATGACAAGACTGTTCATCAACTGGTTCGTAACAGCAAGTGCAGAGCAAATTCCCAGTATCTGTCTCCATACTGCATTTTCATGATAGAGACTGTTAATGAATATCTGTTTTTTGGTCATTCTGGTTTGAATTCCTGTATGATCTTAACGAGATGTTTATTGAGCATATCTACAACAGTTCTGGTGGATGACGTTGCTCCAGTGATCTGCTGTACTTGATTGTTTTCCTGTATATCATTTTCCGGAACCATCGTGAATTTGATTACTTCTCCATCGTGTCTGATCTTCTTATCTTGAAATTGCTTCTGAAACCATTCTTCAGTAATTCGAGCTCCCAGCCCCGGAGTTTCATTCTGATCTATAATACTGAAACCTATTAATTCCGAGAAATCTTGGTTCAAAGCGATGAGAGCATTGATAGTTCCCCATA
This portion of the Candidatus Cloacimonadota bacterium genome encodes:
- a CDS encoding FMN-binding protein gives rise to the protein MKQTKKYLSERKFYPVFFMIILTVIFVGVLAVFYHLTQARVQTYKAHQFQKMVLLTLDLPVDQMEQNYDTYITEESQSGFDYYFAKRNDDIIGYCFEIEGSGLWGTINALIALNQDFSELIGFSIIDQNETPGLGARITEEWFQKQFQDKKIRHDGEVIKFTMVPENDIQENNQVQQITGATSSTRTVVDMLNKHLVKIIQEFKPE